A portion of the Oncorhynchus masou masou isolate Uvic2021 chromosome 11, UVic_Omas_1.1, whole genome shotgun sequence genome contains these proteins:
- the LOC135548914 gene encoding calcium uptake protein 2, mitochondrial-like, with product MASFGRVAGVLRNFWRRPWSYRTLHSALRPGILGSAVGSGLVYFHFESSKRFLPFTVHAEEEKVLPVSQMSARRMRFNQFASMMYDEELYMTPRDFLFSIMLENVDRKLQNKALTKKEVDKMLDAASWAKAGNSLFRNFGDNGLISYTEYLFLLTILTKPHTGFHIAFKMLDIDGNEHVDRKEFLKLKKIIGKRKEKMEGATDVKPVVEGDGVNTTLQAFFFGRNGKNKLQYNVFCRFMEDLQAEVQEMEFLQFSKGMDTMRREDFAEWLLHYTNEEANEAYWENMRKRIPAGQSITFDEFKAFCLFTNNLEDFAFSVKMISEANRPIGMVQFKRAVKIATGHDLSENVLDTVFKIFDLDGDNCLSHKEFIGVMEDRVLRGLKVQPQRGILDYWKCVKRETLKGAQEALRDTGSPF from the exons ATGGCCAGCTTTGGCAGGGTTGCTGGAGTTTTGAGAAACTTTTGGAGGAGACCTTGGTCATACAGAACGCTGCATAGTGCCCTGAGACCTGGCATTTTGGGGTCTGCCGTTGGAAGCGGGCTGGTATATTTTCACTTTGAGTCGAGCAAGAGGTTTTTGCCGTTCACCGTCCATGCCGAGGAGGAAAAG GTGCTTCCAGTATCCCAGATGTCTGCCAGACGGATGCGCTTCAACCAGTTTGCCTCAATGATGTACGATGAGGAGCTCTACATGACACCAAGGGATTTCCTCTTCTCAATCATGCTGGAGAATGTTGACC GTAAATTGCAAAATAAAGCTCTAACCAAAAAG GAGGTGGATAAGATGCTGGATGCTGCCTCATGGGCCAAGGCAGGCAACAGTCTGTTCAGAAACTTTGGAGACAATG GTCTGATATCCTACACAGAGTACCTGTTCCTGTTGACAATTCTGACCA AGCCACACACAGGATTTCATATAGCTTTCAAAATGCTTGATATTGATGGCAATGAGCATGTGGACAGAAAGGAGTTTCTCAAG CTCAAGAAAATCATTGGGAAAAGAAAAGAGAAAATGGAAGGTGCCACAGACGTG AAACCAGTCGTAGAGGGGGATGGTGTGAACACTACACTGCAGGCATTCTTCTTTGGCAGGAATGGCAAAAACAAGCTTCAGTACAATGTATTCTGCAG GTTCATGGAAGACCTGCAGGCGGAGGTGCAGGAGATGGAGTTCCTGCAGTTTTCCAAGGGCATGGACACCATGCGGCGGGAGGACTTTGCAGAGTGGCTGCTGCACTATACCAACGAGGAAGCCAACGAGGCCTACTGGGAGAACATGAGGAAGAGGATCCCCGCTGGCCAG AGCATCACATTTGATGAGTTCAAAGCGTTTTGCCTATTCACCAACAACCTGGAAGACTTTGCCTTCTCTGTGAAAATGATAAGTGAAGCCAACCGACCTATTGGAATGG TCCAATTTAAGCGAGCTGTGAAGATCGCCACAGGGCATGACCTCTCGGAGAACGTGCTGGACACTGTGTTCAAGATCTTTGACCTGGACGGCGATAACTGCCTGAGCCACAAGGAGTTTATCGGAGTGATGGAGGACCGAGTACTACGTGGCTTGAAG GTGCAGCCGCAGCGTGGCATCTTAGATTATTGGAAGTGTGTGAAGAGGGAGACACTGAAAGGGGCCCAAGAGGCCCTCCGGGACACAGGAAGCCCTTTCTGA